A region from the Camelus ferus isolate YT-003-E chromosome 1, BCGSAC_Cfer_1.0, whole genome shotgun sequence genome encodes:
- the LOC106730356 gene encoding cytochrome c oxidase copper chaperone encodes MPGLAAASPAPSESQEKKPLKPCCACPETKKARDACIIEKGEEHCGHLIEAHKECMRALGFKI; translated from the exons ATGCCGGGTCTGGCGGCCgccagccctgccccttctgAGTCGCAGGAGAAGAAGCCGCTGAAGCCCTGCTGCGCCTGCCCGGAAACCAAGAAGGCTCGCGATGCGTG CATCATTGAGAAAGGAGAAGAGCACTGTGGACACCTAATTGAGGCCCACAAGGAGTGCATGAGAGCCCTGGGATTTAAGATATGA